The genomic segment CTTGTAACTTTCTCCTTTGAAAATATATCCGAATTTATCACCCTTTCCTTCGCCTTTTGTACTTCTCCTTCGGTAAGGCTTTCGCTGAGCTTTTTCAAAATTTCACCGAGTTTATCCTTTACTTGACTGTACTTATCCGGATCAAAGGTCGCACTTACAACATACATATTGTCTTGAGGTCTTGACAGATCTCCTGTAAATACACTGTAAACCAAGCCCTTTTCTTTGAGTTCCCTGTAAAGCAAGGATGTCCTTCCACCACCCAGTATCTGGTCAAGCACCACAAGAGCGTAATACTCCTTTGAACCTACAGGTGGACATCTCCACCCTATCATCCAATAAGCCTTCTCAACCCTGCTGTCCTTTATTTCTCTAAATCTCGGTTCCATCTGCTCGGGTTCTTTTGGTATCTGCGGTTTTTCAACTGTTCTTCCTTCTTCTTTTCCGAATGTGTCCATAACCTTCCTCCTCACCTGTGCGGGATCCACATCACCTACTACAACTATGTACATGTTTTTAGGTTGATAGAAGTTCCTGTAGAATCTTAAGAGAGAATCCCTCGTAAAGTTTCTTATGGTATCTTCATAGCCTATAATGGGAAATCTGTAAGGAGAGACCTTGTAGGATAGTTTTTCAAATTCCTCCCAAAGTATGGTTGAGGGATTGTCTTTGCCCCTTTTTAGTTCCTCTATAACTATAGGCTTTTCCTTTTGTATCATATCTTCTAAAAGAAGCGGTTTCTGTGTGAGTTGATAAAGAAGCTCTATAGCTTCCTTCCAGTAAGGTTTCGCTATCTCTATGTGATAAAAGGTATACTCCTTGGAAGTTCCAGCGTTTATATTCCCTCCCATATCTTCTACCCTTTTGTCTATCTCACCGTAAGGATACTTTTCGGAACCGTTAAAGAGCATGTGTTCCAAAAAGTGTGCCATACCCTTTTCTTCATAGTTTTCGTATATAGATCCAACCTTAAACCACACTTGAAGGGCAACAGCCTGTGTGTCATCTCGCCTTTTAACTATAAGATGTGCACCGTTGGGTAGTTTATAAGTGTACAGATCCTGTGCCAGGGCTAAGCTCACCATGAAAACCTCCAGCAGCAAAATTAAAACCTTCATACAGAGTTGAAATTATACAACGAAAATCACATGAGGATGAATAAACTGTTGCAAATGAAATTCATTTGAGTTATATTAATGGTATGGAACTGAGCGAGCTTAAAAAACAGTTTGAGCAGTTTCTCAGGCAGAAAGGTTACAAAATCACCAAAAGCAGGTTTGATCTCGTTGATAAAATAGCCAGTTACGGAACCCATTTTGAGATAGAGGATCTCGTCATGT from the Hydrogenobacter sp. genome contains:
- a CDS encoding pitrilysin family protein, which codes for MVSLALAQDLYTYKLPNGAHLIVKRRDDTQAVALQVWFKVGSIYENYEEKGMAHFLEHMLFNGSEKYPYGEIDKRVEDMGGNINAGTSKEYTFYHIEIAKPYWKEAIELLYQLTQKPLLLEDMIQKEKPIVIEELKRGKDNPSTILWEEFEKLSYKVSPYRFPIIGYEDTIRNFTRDSLLRFYRNFYQPKNMYIVVVGDVDPAQVRRKVMDTFGKEEGRTVEKPQIPKEPEQMEPRFREIKDSRVEKAYWMIGWRCPPVGSKEYYALVVLDQILGGGRTSLLYRELKEKGLVYSVFTGDLSRPQDNMYVVSATFDPDKYSQVKDKLGEILKKLSESLTEGEVQKAKERVINSDIFSKEKVTSDAYYIGYSVTVVGLLDYYRYFENNIKSVRKQDVLKVLRNYLEKEDYDEVLMVPKR